The Spirochaetota bacterium genomic sequence GCCTTCCGGCAGCGCCTCGATGAGCTCGCCGGCGATCTGTTCCGGGGTCTTCCGCTGCTGTCCCGCTACCATCCCGTTATCGGCAAATACAAACCCGCAGGCCGGGCAGGTCCTCGGTTTCCCCGGCCAGATGGCGTAGCACTTCGGGCAGCTGGTCGTAGTCGGGATCCGGTCTTTCTTGTGGTTCCGCTTGCCATGGTCCAGGCTCCAGTCGCGATCGGCGAGGACGTGCCCATGGAGCGGGTAATTTCCGCAATGATCGAGGATGATCGCTTTCTCCTTGCCCGGATACGCCCTGAGCGGCCGGCCGACCTGCTGGAGATAGAGCCCGAGGGACATGGTACGCCTGAGCAGGATCGCCCCGGCCATGACCGGAACATCGACACCCTCGCTGATGAGATCGCAGGACGGCACGACATGGATTGACCCGTCGGCGAGTCCCCGGAGGGCCCTCTCGCGATCGGCGCGGGGCATGTTGCCGTATACCATCATGGCTTTATACCCGGCGGCGCTGAAGGCCTCCTCCATGTGCCGGCAATGTTCCAGCGATACACAGAAGCAGACAGCAGGGAGCTTATCGAGGTACTTTCGATAATGGTCGATCACGTCGCCGACGATCGACTTCTTGGTCATCACAGTTTCCTGTTCCTTCGCGTCGAAGTCGCCCCGCTTGACATGGAAATTATCATCGACCTCCTTCGGCGGTCGGTACATGACCGGATAGGACAAATAGCCCGCTTCCACGAGCTCAGCAATGGAGGGACCGATGATCATCGAGTCATATATGTCCCGGAGGCCGGTACCGTCCATGCGCTCCGGCGTGGCGGTGAAGCCCATGCGGGGGACGTCGGCGAAGTACGCGAGGACCTTGCGCCATTGCCCGGCGACGCTGTGATGGGCCTCGTCGATGATAATCAGGTCGGGCTTCCGGATGACGGATAGACGTCTTGTGAGCGTTCCCACCATGGCGACCTGCACCATGTCGCGGGTGTTCGGCTTGCCGGCGGCGATCTGGCCCGACTGCACTCCGAGCAAGTAGAGCTTTTCCAGCGTCTGCTCAAGGATCTCTTTTCGGTGCACCAGGATGAGTACCCGGTTATTTTTCGACATTGCCCCTCGGGCGATCTCCGAGAACATGATGGTCTTCCCGCATCCGGTCGGGCCCACGATGAGCGGGGCGTTGTGATCTCCGGAGAATACAGACCGGGCCCGGTTTAAGATGTCGTTTTGAAAGGGGTACAGGTTCATATTTTCTCTCTGCTCACGCCCTGGAAGGCCTGCTCGTATTTTAGAATCATCGTCTCGCAGCTGGTGAGGTAATTCGGATTGATCACGAGCTGCGGCCCAACCTGGTAGATCGCTTTCTCGCCGGTGTCGGCTTCAAATTGTTCACGGATGTCGAGGGTGGATTTTATCATGAGTCCTCCCTCGCCATGGGGCGGGGTTTGATTTTCTCGGATATTATCCGAACGCTAAACGGGTCTTCTATATTTCGGAGTGCTTCTTCTTTTGTCTCACCCTCGACCTCAAATAGTTGTTCAACCATTCGTTTTACTATATACGTTTTCATTTCGCACCTTCCTTTTTCTTCTTCGCCTTCTTCCCGGAGGCCTCCGGAGCCTTGACGCCGTAGATCTTCATGAGCGCGTCGATCGTTTTCGAGCTCGGGGTGCCGTAGGTTGGCGTTTTGACCTCGCTCACCATGGCGAACCAGAGGAGCATCCGGGAGAGCTGGGCCTCATCCATGGTCCTGATCCGCTTGGCCCCGGTATCGTTTGTCCGGTGCATTTCCTTCTCGGTCCACCCTTCGGCCTTGATGACTGTTGCCTGGTCGTCATATCCCCATTGACACCATATCCGCTCGACACAGATCCGCAGGGCCTCGAGGGGCACGGCCGCCTCAGCTGCAGCGAGTACCGCCTGGAGCTTTATCATGTTCTTTTCGTCGGCCGCTTTCCGTTTCGCCGCCTCTTTCTTCATCCTCTCCTTGTATTCCAGCTCGTCGTTTGATCGCGTACCACGCTGTTCTTTCCTGATGATTCCCCAGGTCAGGCGGCCCGGAGTCTCACCAGCAACGACGAGGACACGCTGGGCGCCTTTATCACTCTTCTTGCATTCATTCCATTTCCAATTTTCAACGACGCCACCGGGAAGCTTGCCTCCGATATAGCCATCCGCAACCTCGATAATGTCCTGGCCGTCCAGCTCGTCACGCTTCCGGGTGACGATCGCGGCCTGCTTGTTGGCAAAGCATCCCCGGTCAGTGCAGTAATCTTTCTTGGTTTTGCAGACGTCTGCAAAAAGGGCTGGCTGATACCCGGTACGCTTCGGGCAGTCCTGGCAGGATCCGACCGCCGGCACGAGCTCAGCATCGGCGAGCTTCCAGGTGATTTTCGAGAGGTCCAGCATGATCTGGTTATGTATATAATCATCGAGGTCCCGGACGGAAATAACATCATCGTCATAATCAAATAATACGCCCTCTTCCTCGCTGATGATCTCTTTCTGCTGCTCCGAGCCCAGGCGGGCGATCAGGATCGCGTGGCCTGCGGTAATCGTCCCTTCAACAAACAATTTCCGGGCTTCGGGGATGAGAGAGGCGAGCTTCATTCGCTGGTACACATAGCTTGCGCTTTTCCCCACTTCGGAGGCGAGGACCTCGACCGTGTACCCGGCATGTTCGATGAGCTGGGCGTAACCGTCCGATTCGTCGAGGGGGTGTATATCGTCTCTCTGCAAATTTTCGATGTACTGGATTTTTAACGCGGTTACGTCATCAAGCTCACGCACGACGCAGGGCAGGGTTTCCACTCCCGCGATCCGCGAGGCCCTCCACCGGCGCTCACCGGCGACGAGCTGGTATCGCGCCGGTTCTCCTTCCGCCTGAGTGAAAGCTCTCACCACCGCGGGCTGTTGCACTCCCACGGCTTTAATTGATTCGGCCAACTGCTCCAATTTCGCCTGGTCGAACCCGCCAACTCTCCTGTTGCCGGGGCTCGGCTCGATCATGTCGAGCTGGATCATTTCAATTCTGTCGCTCATATATTCCTCCAAATTTTTATATCTCCCATTTCCTCAGATCATACCCATCGCCGCATTCCATGGCGAGATAGGCCCGGCCGCCGATCCCCGCTATCGTGTCAAACCAGTTGCGCTGATCGGGATCGAGGCGCTTATGAGCGATCGTCTTCACTTCGATCACACAAATAATCGGGAGCGTTACCGGCTCATGGCCGATATCAATATATTCGGCGAGTTCCCATCCAATGAGGTCTGAACTGCCTGCTATTAGACCATACCGGAGCATCACGGCATCGAACAACTCGATCACCTTCCGACCATCGACCATGCGTTCATCGGTGATTCGTCCCCGCCACGCCTTGCCGTTCGGGTTCTTGAAGAGCCGCCCCCTGCCCTCGCGGGACCACTGGAGCATTACCCGTTGTACGATTTCTTCATGCCGGAGCGCCATGGATAACCTCCCCTTTGAACGCTTTCTTGATCTTATGGATTCCCTGCAGCACTTCGGACGGCTGACCCTTGAGGATCTCCAGCTCGGCGGCCGTGTAGGTCGTGCCGTCTGCCGTCGTGACCGTGTGGGTCGTGTGATCGATCGTAATATCCTGTTTTAATGTTGGCGAGTAGCGGATCATGGCAATTTCCCTTTCAGTTTTTTATTACAGACCGGGCACAGTTTTGGACCTTCTTTCCGATTCTTGAGTTTTCTTTCAAAATTGCGATCTACGTTTTCCCATTTCCTCACGATACGATATTTTATCCCCTGGAGATTACAGGCATGAAGTAGACGAGATCCATCTCCAGAGCGGTGCCTCTTCTCGCGCTTCTCGACATCTTCGGCATAACCGAGATAGTGCCGGGCATGATGCAATTTCTTATTGAAATGAATCAAATAGACCGTTCCCATGATGCCTCCCTCAAAATATCTCCGACACCTGGTCGGTAAAATCTTTCTCGTCGTCCTCGTCCTGTCGTTCAGTGAAATACCGCAGCTGAATCTTTTCCCAGTCGAGGAGGACCGCTCGCTTTGCTTGCTGCGCGAACTTGACTGTTTTCAATTCTCGCTTCGCGTCGTGGCGCTTCAGGACCTCGAAGTAATTCCCGGCGTACATGGTCTCGGACAGGATCTTCTTGATCGCCGAATGGCTGGACGCGATCGCGAGGCAGCGAGTATCGCCGATCTTGATGATCCGGAGCCCCTGGCGCTGTAGGGCACTGTCATGATCAGGCGATATGCTCCCCGAGATGTCGGCGGCCTTCGTGATGAGCTCGGCGGCCGAGTAGCGCTCACCCGGATTGATCATGATAGTGTGGTCCAATATCTCGTACATGAGCTTATCTTCGTCGCTCTCGGAGTGCGAGCGCTCTTTTTTCAGGTCGGGGATGAATTCGCTCATGAACTTCTCGATCCGGTCTTTCGCAATCTTCTCGGGATCCGCAACCAGGGAGACCAGGGCGGAAAATATTGGCGCGAGGTTGTCGGCCTTCCGCTGGTCCTTCAGTTCGCTGATCAGTATTTTCTTGCATACATCGATATTGGCGATGATCGTTTTCAGGTTCCTGAATATGCGGCGCTGGAAGATCATCGGATCATTCAGGATCCCGGTATCCATGATGCCCTGCGTTTTCTCGATCTTCGACCGGGTGAAATTGATATTCTTTATCCGCGATATCAGGACCCGGCTCTCGATCGCCTCGCCGGTGAAATAGGGCAGGATGGACGCGAAGCAGAAGCATGAGCGGACACAGAACTTTTCGGTCAGGCCTGACCCGTTCATCGAGGTCAGCGTGAATTCGGAGGAGAAGTCGCTTGACGCGTTCCGGGCCAGCTCCAGCTTTTCCTCGATCTTCTGGATGGTTTCCTTGTTTGCATTGCGGCCCGGCTCCATCTCGTCGAGGATGATCGGGCAGGCGGTGTTTCGTATGGCCCGGTATATGCCGGGAGCCGATGTCTTGCCCGTCCCTTTCTCGTAGAAGGGCCTGATGAGCGGCTCGACGATATTCTCCAGGATGAATGATTTCCCCGATTGCGCCGGGCCCGTAATCCAGATATGAGGCCTCCATTTGAGGACCCCGCCGAACGGCGCGATGAGGACCCACCCGAGGAGCTGCATCGCTTCAGCCGAATTCTCGAAGCCCTGGACCAGAAACAATTTCACCAACTGCCCGCCCTGCTCGATCGTCGCCATGTCTCCGGCGTATTCTCCCATCCTCTTTTCCGATTTCACATAATGAAATTTCGGCGAGGGTACAACCGGATTGCCCTGGTCGTCGGCGGTGTAATCGCCGTTATTGACGATCAGCTGGTCATCATGCATCCAGACACCGGTGCCGCGAATGCGCGAGGGAATAAAAAACCCTACCCGCTCGCTGTCTCGTATCGTTGTGTCAATGGCTACATCCACGTCGAACCCTCGTTTATCATGATATTCCATGCACCACCAAGAGAGCGGCGCTAGTTCAAGGAGCTTAATCTTGTTGAAGCTTCCGTGCGTAATCTTCTTAACTGTTTGACTGCCGCGGGTGAGGAAGTAGTGTTTATTGTCGTCGTAACCGAGGTGGACGAAAGGGCCAGGCGCTTCCGCTCGTGCTTCGTCTGCTTTTCCGCTTCGTCGATCAGCCTGTCCACCAGGAGCAGACCGTTCGTGTTGTGATACTCCTCCATCATCCGGTGATATTTGATTCTTATTGTGTTGAACATAACCGCACCCCTCTATAAATTTTATTAAATCGAGCCCTTCTGCTTTCGCGTTCGCAATGTCCCATTTATCCGGCTTCCCCTGGATCTTTAAGACCTTCGCCTGGGGCAGTTCGTCCTTGATATACATCGCTGCCTTGATGCCCGGCGCGTCATTATCGGGCCAGATGGTGATATCGGCATATCCCGATAGCGCCTTCCAGTCTGTTTTTCTGACCTGCCCGGTCCCGCCGATCCATGTTACGGCAAAATAACCGTTGACCTCAACGCTCGCGCACTTTTCACCCTCGACGATCAGGATCCTGACGTCTGTTCCTGGCAGCTCGTCGGCCCGGTAGACCGGACGATGCTCCGGTACAGGATTTCCCTCGTGCCATTTTCCGTCGGTTGCGTAATAATAAGGCAGTACATCTTTTTTGCCATCCCGTTCATGCCTCGCAGTACAACACCAGCAACCGCTTTTATCCTTCCATTTCCATCCGTCGACGCATTCACCATGTTTATCAACGCTCCATTTCGATTTCAGCTTCGTGTTCAGCTTCTCAAAGGCCTCCGGCGGTATCGGAATAACCGCGCCGGGTTTCGTTTTTTTTTCCGTCTTCTGTTTAGGCTGATCCACGGTCCCGCCGCTGTCCTCTATGATCTTTTCCGCAGCTTCCGATTTGCTGATGTTATGTCTCATTGAGATATAGTCGATCAGGTCCCCACCTTCATTGACCGCATGATCGAACCATTGGCCTTCCTCGTTGATATGGAAGGACCCGATGTGCTTATCCCCGCGATTCGTGTTCAGGGTCCAGTATTCACCGGCTTTCCAGTAGGCGCCGGGTGCCTGGAGGTATCGCTCTATAAGGCCCCGATTGATGCAGCGCCGGGCCTGTTCAAACTTGTCATTCAATCGATTACCCTTGTCTTCACTACCTCGGTTATCCTGAGCTTATGCGGCTGCTTCATGTTGGTCCGCATGAGCGTTATCTCCGACTGGCATTTCTGGAAGTCGCCGTATCCTTCATTGATCGGGTGCCATTGGCCGGGGGAGACTTGCTTTTCGATTTGGTAGCGTTTCATATTTTCACCCACTTCCCGCAATGCGGACACTTAATTTTTGCTTTACCACCGGACACGCCCCGCACCATATCTCGGATAGGATCGGTGTTGTCGCCCTTCCATTTCCCCGGTACTCCTGACCCACCCTTTGGCGGGCTACTCGTCTTCCCCGTTTCCTTCGGCTGATACCCCCGCACCTTCTCATCCTTCCCCACCCGCTTCTCGACCTTCGGAATTTCGCCTTTCGCTTCCTTCTCTTTTCTCACTTTTGAAACGGTCTTATGATCCACCTTGGCTTTCCGCGCGATCTCGTGGTCGCTTAATTCGGGCGTCTCCCCGAGGTAGTGATCGGCAATCGCCCGCTTCTGGAGGTTCGATATATGCCGCCGGTTGTAATTGTCATCGATGGCAAGCTGGGTGTATTCCTTGGTAGTGCCTTCGTAGATGTCGATCGGTACATGCTCCATGTTGATCTCAAGGGCGATGTTGTGGCGCGTAAGGCCGCCGATGATGAAGAATTCGCCGTCTGCATTCTGATATACCTTGATGGCGTCCCGGATGCCGTTCTTTCTGATGTCGGCCGCCGTGCGCTCAAGGTCATCGTTATTCCAGGGGAAAAGATGCTGGACCGAGAGCAGCTC encodes the following:
- a CDS encoding DEAD/DEAH box helicase — encoded protein: MNLYPFQNDILNRARSVFSGDHNAPLIVGPTGCGKTIMFSEIARGAMSKNNRVLILVHRKEILEQTLEKLYLLGVQSGQIAAGKPNTRDMVQVAMVGTLTRRLSVIRKPDLIIIDEAHHSVAGQWRKVLAYFADVPRMGFTATPERMDGTGLRDIYDSMIIGPSIAELVEAGYLSYPVMYRPPKEVDDNFHVKRGDFDAKEQETVMTKKSIVGDVIDHYRKYLDKLPAVCFCVSLEHCRHMEEAFSAAGYKAMMVYGNMPRADRERALRGLADGSIHVVPSCDLISEGVDVPVMAGAILLRRTMSLGLYLQQVGRPLRAYPGKEKAIILDHCGNYPLHGHVLADRDWSLDHGKRNHKKDRIPTTTSCPKCYAIWPGKPRTCPACGFVFADNGMVAGQQRKTPEQIAGELIEALPEGFDPAKVKNLTSFVRRLQVFDPKTRQRALIAKAAELTNKDEIEALARAVGYKPGWSHKVWTQILKRRA
- a CDS encoding ParB/RepB/Spo0J family partition protein: MSDRIEMIQLDMIEPSPGNRRVGGFDQAKLEQLAESIKAVGVQQPAVVRAFTQAEGEPARYQLVAGERRWRASRIAGVETLPCVVRELDDVTALKIQYIENLQRDDIHPLDESDGYAQLIEHAGYTVEVLASEVGKSASYVYQRMKLASLIPEARKLFVEGTITAGHAILIARLGSEQQKEIISEEEGVLFDYDDDVISVRDLDDYIHNQIMLDLSKITWKLADAELVPAVGSCQDCPKRTGYQPALFADVCKTKKDYCTDRGCFANKQAAIVTRKRDELDGQDIIEVADGYIGGKLPGGVVENWKWNECKKSDKGAQRVLVVAGETPGRLTWGIIRKEQRGTRSNDELEYKERMKKEAAKRKAADEKNMIKLQAVLAAAEAAVPLEALRICVERIWCQWGYDDQATVIKAEGWTEKEMHRTNDTGAKRIRTMDEAQLSRMLLWFAMVSEVKTPTYGTPSSKTIDALMKIYGVKAPEASGKKAKKKKEGAK
- a CDS encoding VRR-NUC domain-containing protein, whose product is MALRHEEIVQRVMLQWSREGRGRLFKNPNGKAWRGRITDERMVDGRKVIELFDAVMLRYGLIAGSSDLIGWELAEYIDIGHEPVTLPIICVIEVKTIAHKRLDPDQRNWFDTIAGIGGRAYLAMECGDGYDLRKWEI
- a CDS encoding endonuclease, coding for MGTVYLIHFNKKLHHARHYLGYAEDVEKREKRHRSGDGSRLLHACNLQGIKYRIVRKWENVDRNFERKLKNRKEGPKLCPVCNKKLKGKLP
- a CDS encoding ParB N-terminal domain-containing protein, which codes for MKKLTTMQVSPKLLQPSPELLSVQHLFPWNNDDLERTAADIRKNGIRDAIKVYQNADGEFFIIGGLTRHNIALEINMEHVPIDIYEGTTKEYTQLAIDDNYNRRHISNLQKRAIADHYLGETPELSDHEIARKAKVDHKTVSKVRKEKEAKGEIPKVEKRVGKDEKVRGYQPKETGKTSSPPKGGSGVPGKWKGDNTDPIRDMVRGVSGGKAKIKCPHCGKWVKI